The DNA segment CGAGGTGTACCGGTTTCAGTACGAGCCCGGCTTCAACAGGCTCACCGAGATCGTCGACCCCCTTGGAAACCGCACCCGCATGACCTACGACGGGCGGGGCAATCTGGTCGGCCTCTCCGATCCGCTGAACCGGACCACGACGTACTCCTACGACACCCGCGGCCTCCTTCGCGGCGTCACGAATTCCAAGGGACAGACGACGGAGTTTGCCTACGACGCGCACGGGAACGTCACGTCCATCACGGATCCCTCGGGCGCGGTCACTCGCTTCACCTACGACGGTCTGGGCCACCTCCTCACCATGACCGATCCTCTCGGGAAGACCACCCGCCTCGAGTACGACGGCCTGGGGCGCGTGCTCCGGGTACAGGAGCCGACAGGGGCCGAGCACCGCTACACGTACGATGCCGATGGGCACGTCCTCTCGTACGTGGACCCCTCCGGGGCGGTCTACACCTGGTCCTACGATCCCTTCGGGCGGGTCGTGCAATACACGGATCCCCTTGGACAGGTTCAACGCTTCCAGTACGACGCCGGGGGCAAGCTCCTGGCGGCGACCGACCCTCTGAATCGGACCTTCCGCTACGCGTACGACGCGGCCGGCCGGCTGACCCGGGCGACCAACCCGGCCGGGGAGAAGACCCGCTACGCGTACGACGAGCTCGGCAGGCTCAGGGAGCTCACCGATGCGCTGGGAAGGAGCACGGAGCTGGCCTACGACCCGTCGGGCCGGCCGGTCCGCGTCGAGGACCCCTCCGGCGGGGTGATGGAGTACGAGTACGATCCTCTTGGCCGGCTGATCCGTCGCGTGGACCCAGGCGGCAACCTCTTCCGCTGGACCTACGACGCGGCGGGGCAGCTCGTGGAGGAGGAGTCGCCTCAGGGGCGGATCCGCTACACCTACGACCCTCTCGGCAACGTCGCCACCCGGACCGATCTGGCCGGGCGCACCACCCGCTTCGCCTACGATGCCCGAGGGTTGCTCACCGAGATCGTCTACCCGGACGAGACGGTGCGCTTCGCCTACGACGCGGCCGGCCGCATGACTCTAGCCTCGAACCCGGCCCTCAGCGAGCGGTATGCCTACGACGCGATGGGGCGGCTCATCGAGGTGCAGAACCTCACCCTCAACAAGACCCTCAGGACCACCTACGACGCGAGGGGGCTCCGCACCAGCCTCACCGACCCGGAGGGACGGGTCTTCAGGTACGCGTACAACCCCCTGGGGCGGCTCGAGCAGTTCACGGGTTCCGAAGGGCAGCGGTTCGAGTTCTCCTACGACGCCCTGGCGAGGTTGGAGCGGGTGCGGCATCCGAACCAGGTGGAGACGCGGTACGGCTACGACGTCGCGGGCAGGCTCGCGAGCCTCGTGACCGGGAGCCCCTTCGAGGAGATCCTCCGCTACACGTACCGCTACGACGCGGTGGGCAACCCCCTGGAGCGGGGGGAGGGAGGCGGGGCCGTCTCCCGCTACGCCTACGACCTCTTGGACCGCCTGGTGCGGGTGGAGTACCCCCTGGAGGCGATCGAGGCGATCCGGGCCTGGCAGGACGGGACGTTCCCTCCGGGGAAGGGCCTGTCGCAAGGCGCGACCTCATACCCGCTCGCTCCGACCCTCCCGGTTCCACCTACCCGCGTGCCCTCCCTGCCGGAAGGTGAGGTGGTGGAGGCCATCCCGCAGGCGCCTGGGACCTCGGAGGGCAGGCAGCCTCCCAGCGAACCTCCGGGCCAGGGAGGGAAGCCCGGGGGCGGCAGGCCGGACGACCCGGGAGGCGCCGTCTCCTGGCCGGATCCCTTCGCACGGGCGAGCTACACCTACGACCGGGTGGGCAACCGGCTCACGCTGCAGACCGATGCGGGGATCCTCCCCTACACCTACGGCACCCTCAACCGCCTGCTCCGTGCGGGTGTGGTCACCTACCGGTACGACGCCAACGGCAACGTGGTCGAGCGGGCGGACCAGGAGAAAACGATCCGCTACACCTACGACTCGAGGAATCAGCTGACCCGGGTCGACTTCCCCGACGGCACCTGGGTGCGCTATGCCTACGACGCCTTCGGGAGGCGGGTCTACCGGGAGGAGAGCTACTGGCAGAACGCACAGAAGCAGAAGACCGAGATCACCCACTACCTCTACGACGGCCTCGAGGTGCTGATGGAGTACGCGGGGACCCCGGGGAGGGTCTTCCGCCCCTGGCGGAGTACTACCGCGCGAACGGGCAGCTCCTCGCCAGGAAGATGTTCGGCTTCCACGGGCGGAAGGCGCCAGGGAACGAGGAGTTCCTCAGGACCGGCGGGGGGCTGCTCAACTACCACACGGACGCCTTGGGGAGCGTGCAGGCGCTCACGGACCGTAAGGGCGAGGTGGTGGTGCAATACTCCTACGAGGTCTTCGGCGAGGTCTGGGCGGGGGTGATGGGCCCGTACAACCGCTACGCCTTCACGGGGAAGGAGTATGACCCGAAGACGGGACTCTACTACTTCGGAGCGCGCTGGTACGACCCGGAGGTGGGGCGGTGGACCAGCCAGGACCCGGTGAGGGATGGGCTGAACTGGTATCTCTACGTCCGCAACAACCCTCTTCGCTACGTCGATCTGTGGGGTCTCGTCACCTTGGACCTGTTGCGTTATGGATCCATGGGGGAAGAGGTGAAGAATCTACAATCTGATCTGTCCCGGCTCGGCTACACGGCTGACGTAGGGCCTATCGATGGTATCTTTGGGCCACGAACAGAAGCAGCGGTTCGGAGATTTCAGGCTGTGAACGATCTGAGCGTGGACGGTATCGTGGGTCCGGAGACTCGAGCCGCCATTGATCAACAAATCGCCAATGCCCCAGCATTCGCAGCTTCGGGTCCGACAGCTCATTTCGGTGCTAACGCCAGGATCTCCTTGGTAAACGTTGAAGCTGATGTGACGCGAACTTCAGCGAGTGGCAATGTATCCATCATTCATGCTCGCGGTTTCGGATTCAGACTGGACATCCTATCTCTCGAGGGCGGCGGCGGACTCTTCGGGGAAGCCTCTGGTTCTGTCGACTCTACCAGGTCCCTGACTACAGGGATCTTTGGCGGCCTCGGACTTGGCGGCTACGCTTCTGTTGTAAAGATCGAAGCTCCCTTGGGTGGTGTAAAGGTAGCTGTGTGCGTGGTATGTGGAGGTGGCAGCGCTGGACTCGGCGCTGGTGATAGGTGGGGCTTTGCGTGGGGCCTTCTGGGATTGCAGGTCTCAAGTGGGCCGTGAGTGCGCATCGTTCCCGGGTCTAGATCGTATCACGGTGAAGTGCAGAAAGGTGTCAGTGTACTGTGGGCGCGAACGCTGCCTCGGTGGAATCTCGGTCCGGCCTCTGGCCCCTAGATACGGGCCAAGGCAGCCGATCGCGTGGCGCCACTTGGAAACTAGCGCCTTGTCTTTCCGTGGGGAACGAGATATATAAGGAGCGTCGGGGTTGAATGAAGAGACCCTCTGAAGTCGCCGTTGGCGTAATTGCCATTTGCGTAGCTTCGCTGGCTCTTATTGTACGCATTATGCTGGACCCCTACCACTCAACGACAGACGGATTGCGGGGAGTCATATGGGACGCAGTGATTAAGGGTCTAGTCGTTGTGGGCGCGGTCATAGCAGCACGTTACAACTATCACAAATTGAGAGAGCGTATCGTGCGCAGACGAGGAAAGCAATGATGCCCCTGAGTCGCCCCCGGTTTTATGGCAAACATCGGAGTAATGTGCCAGATGATTGCCGCGGGTCACGCGATTACGGCTTTGGGGGCTGGGGATGAGTGGGCAAGTGAAAAGAGAAGAGACCTCTGTAGAAGACGTTTCGAAAAACCCAAGGGAGGTCTCTTCTCTTGGTCTCCATGTTCCCATGGGTCACCCACGTTTGTCAAGGTTTGCATCGGGCGCAGCAGAAGACCCTCGCCGCTCTCCTGGAGGCTTTCCTTGCCAGCAGGAGCTCCGTCCTGAAGAGCGCGCCACGTCCGTCTCTTTTCACGCGGCGGCCAAGGGGATCGACCGCTTCCTCGCCAATGCTCGGCTGCATCCTTCCGTCGTTCGTGGAACTCACCGATGCGCTGGGAAGGAGCACGGAGCTGGCCTACGACCCGTCGGGCCGGCCGGTTCGCGTCGAGGACCCCTCCGGCGGGGTGATGGAGTACGAGTACGATCCTCTTGGCCGGCTGATCCGTCGCGTCGACCCAGGCGGCAACCTCTTCCGCTGGACCTACGACGCCGCGGGGCAGCTCGTGGAGGAGGAGTCGCCTCAGGGGCGGATCCGCTACACCTACGACCCTCTCGGCAACGTCGCCACCCGGACCGATCTGGCCGGGCGCACCACCCGCTTCGCCTACGATGCCCGCGGGCTGCTCGCCGAGATCGTCTACCCCGACGAGACGGTGCGCTTCGCCTACGACGCGGCCGGCCGCATGACTCTTGCCTCGAACGCGGCCCTGAGCGAGCGGTACGCCTACGACGCGATGGGGCGGGTCATCGAGGTGGAGAACCTCACCCTCAACAAGACCCTCAGGTATACCTACGACGCGAGGGGGCTTCGCACCAGCCTCACCGACCCGGAGGGACGGGTCTTCAGGTACGCGTACAACCCCCTGGGGCGGCTCGAGCAGTTCACGGGTCCCGAAGGGCAGCGGACCGAGTTCTCCTACGACGCCCTGGCGAGGCTGGAGCGGGTGCGGCATCCGAACCAGGTGGAGACGCGGTACGGCTACGACGTCGCGGGAAGACTCGCGAGCCTCGTGACCGGGAGCCCTTTCGAGGAGATCCTCCGCTACACGTGCCGCTACGACGCGGTGGGCAACCCCCTCGAGCGGGGGGAGGGGGGCGGGGCGGTCTCCCGCTACGCCTACGACCTGCTGGACCGCCTGGTGCGGGTGGAGTACCCCCTGGAGGCGATCGAGGCGATCCGGGCCTGGCAGGACGGGACGTTCCCTCCGGGGAAGGGCCTGTCGCAAGGCGCGACCTCATACCCGCTCGCTTCGACCCTCCCATCTCCACCTGCCCCCGTGCCCTCCCTGCCAGAAGGTGAGGTGGTGGAGGTCATCCCGCCGGCGCCTGGGACCCCGGAGGGCAGTCTCCCAGCGAACCTCCGGGCGGGGGAGGGAAGCCCGGGGGCGGCAGGCCGGACGACCCGGGAAGCGGCGTCTCCTGGCCGGATCCCCTCGCACGGGCAAGCTACACCTACGATCGGGTGGGCAACCGGCTCACGCTGCAGACCGATGCGGGGATCCTCCCCTACACCTACGGCACCCTCAACCGCCTGCTCCGTGCGGGCGTGGTCACCTACCGGTACGACGCCAACGGCAACGTGGTCGAGCGGGCGGACCAGGAGAAAACGGTCCGCTACACCTACGACTCGAGAAATCAGCTGACCCGGGTCGAGTTCCCCGACGGCACCTGGGTGCGCTACGCCTACGACGCCTTCGGGAGGCGGGTCTACCGGGAGGAGAGCTACTGGCAGAACACACAGAAGCAGAAGACCGAGATCACCCACTACCTCTACGACGGGCTCGAGGTGCTGATGGAGTACGCGGGGACCCCGGGGAGGGTCTTCCGCCCCTGGCGGAGTACTACCGCGCGAACGGGCAGCTGCTCGCCAGGAAGATGTTCGGCTTCCACGGGCGGAAGGCGCCGGGGAACGAGGAGTTCCTCAGGACCCGGGGAGGACTGCTCTTCTACCACACGGATGCTCTGGGGAGCGTGCAGGCGCTCACGGACCGCAAGGGCGAGGTGGTGGTGCAGTACTACTACGAGGTCTTCGGGCAGGTCTGGGCGGGTCTGATGGGCCCGTACAACCGCTACGCCTTCACGGGGAAGGAGTACGACCCGAAGACGGGGCTCTACTACTTCGGGGCGCGCTGGTACGACCCGGAGGTGGGGCGGTGGACCAGCCAGGATCCGGTACGGGATGGGTTGAACTGGTACGCGTATGTCGGTAATAGGCCAACTGCCTTCGTCGATCCGTTCGGGCTTTTCAAGGTTGATCCCTCGGGGCAGTGGGGTACCGTCGAACCTGGAGACACGCTTTCAGGCATTGCACAGGAGATTTACGGCGACTCGTCCCTTTATACCGAAATCGTCCGGATACAACCGTTCGCGATCCCGGATCCTGATCGTATCTACCCAGGCCAGAACATAATACTACCGCGGACCCAGAGCTACCCTCAGGGGTACGACCTCAGAAATGACTCGGTCAGAGAGGATTGGGTAACAGAAAGTCTCCTCTTTGGAGGCTTAGCAGTTAGGTCTCGTGCTTTGACCTGGGCAACTCGTGCTTGGACCTGGGTAAGGAGTTCTATTGCGGCAGAGGGTGCTGCTGGCGTCGCTCGCGTCGGTCACGCGGGCGAAGCGGCGGTGAGATCAGTCGCCAATATCGGTCCGAAAGAGGCCATCAGGGTTGCCGGGCGTACGCGGATTCCCGATGGTCTCAATTGGGAGACCAGGGTTCTCAGCGAGGTGGAAAACGTGCAGTCGTTGAGCTATACCCAGCAACTTCGTGACTTCGCGACCTATGCGCAGAACAACGGGCTGCGGTTCGACCTGTGGGTGAGACCGACAACGCGGTTGTCGGGACCGCTCGCCCGGGATATTGCGAATGGCGTTATCAGCCTGAGGTACATCCCATGAAGAAGAGGATTACGGCTGCCGAACTAATGTCGAAGTTGAACGCTGACCCGAAGTTCGTCGTCCAGCGCGCCAAAAGGGAAGAAGAGCATCAGAAACGTGTCGCGGAATTCCGGCGCGCCGAAGCTCCGCTAGTGGAGGAACTGCGAGCGGCGGGATTCGCGGTGGAGTCAGTGGGATCTCTGCTGAACACCGCGACTCCGTATCCGAAGGCACTTCCGATCTTGCTAGAGCATCTTCAACGTCCGTATCCCGGAGATGTGCGAGAGGTGATTGCCCGTGCGTTGGCGGTGCCAGAGGCAAAATTCGGCTGGGATGTGCTGACACGGCTCTTCCGGGACGAACGAGACGACGAGCGAGCGAAGGACGGCTTGGCCGTTGCCATCGCTGCGATAGCGGACGATCAAACCATTGGCGAGGTGATTGCGCTCGCACGCGACCCGCAACACGGGTCCAGTCGGTTGCTACTTTTGAGTGCGCTTGAACGTTCCCGCGACCCGCGAGCGCTGGCAGCATTGATGGAACTAGAAACGGACCCGGACCTGGTGAAGGAAATCCGGGTCATTCTTCGCCGGTTGAAGCGGAAACGTTGACGCGGAGGTCATGGCGGAACCCGGGCTTCGGGCTGGACACGCGGGCAAAACCCCAAGGATAGCATACGCGAACGAGGGCGGCGCGTCAAGCCGCTCCCGCTGCAGACCGATGCGGGGATCCTCCCCTACACCTACGGCACCCTCAACCGCCTGCTCCGTGCGGGCGTGGTCACCTACCGGTACGACGCCAACGGCAACGTGGTCGAGCGGGCGGGTGGAGAGGGAACGGTCCGCTACACCTACGACTCGAGGAATCAGCTGACCCGGGTCGACTTCCCCGACGGCACCTGGGTGCGCTATGCCTACGATGCCTGATCTGGAAACCACCTACCAAAACCGTACACTACCTCTCGGCCGGGGCAGTCGGGCACGAGGGCCGCAGGCTCCAGCGGCCCGCGCGCGACCCCTCCGTCGGAAGAAACGGCAGGAGCCCCGACTCGGGGCAAGAACCCTTCCTGGAACCCAAACCCCACTGGGTGCGAAGGAGGCTCCCCTTGGAGACGGCTTTTGTCATGGCCTCGATCAACGCGCTCATCAACGCCACCAGCGCCGTGGTGATCGTGCGGGCGCGGCGCTTCATCCGCAACAAGAACGTGCCCGCCCACCGGCGCCTGATGATCATCGCCACCGTCCTGCAGGGCGTCTTCCTGGCGCTCTACCTCATCAAGGCCTATCTCTTCGGGACCACGCTCTTCGAGGGCAGCGCGGCCGTGAGAGTGCTTTACCTGGCCCTCCTGGCGGTCCATGTCGGGGCCGCCACCGTCAGTGCCCCGCTCGTGGTCTACGCGCTGGTGCTCGGGCTCCAGCGCCGCTTCGGGCGCCACCGGGCGGTGGTCCGCTGGGCGTACCCTCTGTGGCTCTTCGTCTCGGTGAGCGGCCCGCTCACGTACCTGATGCTCTACGGGCTGGGGAGGCCCGGCTACGGGCTACAGGCGATGCTCGTGCCTTGAGGAAGTCGCCGGGGCGGAGCGATCCGGGGGCGGGCGACACCCGTCCACCATGACGCTGCCACTGGTCACTCCGTGGATACGTCCGGGTCCGTCTGGCCCGCCAGGGGGACCGCCTTCAGGAAGCGGGGCAGAGGGTCCTCCATCAGGGTGAGGATGCGGGCGGCCTCCTCCTCCTGGCCGCTCAGCACCAGCTCCTCGTGGTAGGAGCCCAGGAGATCCCGCAGGTTGGCCAGGTCCGCGGCGCCTGCAGGGACCAGGCGCACCTTTGCACCCTTGGCCAGCCGTTCCCGGAAGGCCTCCTCGACCAGCCCCAGCTCGGGCT comes from the Limnochorda pilosa genome and includes:
- a CDS encoding DUF6531 domain-containing protein; the encoded protein is MEESGEQGNHDLSGDPVNPLTGEYILTQTDLTVPGAGLPFSFARTYASNSPVDGPLGAKWTHTYHRTLTMNWNYSMDVRDGQGRRLHYRFVPDPEVPVSSFDGDPLIEIRLDRGYFESSVLNSNTLARNPDGTYTERTKDGIAYRYAGYWARWRGSNQSPTAGRLMDITDSNGNRLAFHYDGQGRLTEIVDTAGRKYHLTYEGSLLVELRDPAGRRLQYDYDERGRLKEVINPIGSRWRFQYDEEGRLTRYTGPRGFSMSYRYDAEGRVVEVVAPDGSLYNRFTYQRGSGYRTEYTDPRGGTTVYVFDAEGHLTSKRDPLGKVTQYEYDEGFNRIRTVDPTGAVTRARYDGKKNVVELTGRSGEVYRFQYEPGFNRLTEIVDPLGNRTRMTYDGRGNLVGLSDPLNRTTTYSYDTRGLLRGVTNSKGQTTEFAYDAHGNVTSITDPSGAVTRFTYDGLGHLLTMTDPLGKTTRLEYDGLGRVLRVQEPTGAEHRYTYDADGHVLSYVDPSGAVYTWSYDPFGRVVQYTDPLGQVQRFQYDAGGKLLAATDPLNRTFRYAYDAAGRLTRATNPAGEKTRYAYDELGRLRELTDALGRSTELAYDPSGRPVRVEDPSGGVMEYEYDPLGRLIRRVDPGGNLFRWTYDAAGQLVEEESPQGRIRYTYDPLGNVATRTDLAGRTTRFAYDARGLLTEIVYPDETVRFAYDAAGRMTLASNPALSERYAYDAMGRLIEVQNLTLNKTLRTTYDARGLRTSLTDPEGRVFRYAYNPLGRLEQFTGSEGQRFEFSYDALARLERVRHPNQVETRYGYDVAGRLASLVTGSPFEEILRYTYRYDAVGNPLERGEGGGAVSRYAYDLLDRLVRVEYPLEAIEAIRAWQDGTFPPGKGLSQGATSYPLAPTLPVPPTRVPSLPEGEVVEAIPQAPGTSEGRQPPSEPPGQGGKPGGGRPDDPGGAVSWPDPFARASYTYDRVGNRLTLQTDAGILPYTYGTLNRLLRAGVVTYRYDANGNVVERADQEKTIRYTYDSRNQLTRVDFPDGTWVRYAYDAFGRRVYREESYWQNAQKQKTEITHYLYDGLEVLMEYAGTPGRVFRPWRSTTARTGSSSPGRCSASTGGRRQGTRSSSGPAGGCSTTTRTPWGACRRSRTVRARWWCNTPTRSSARSGRG
- a CDS encoding RHS repeat-associated core domain-containing protein codes for the protein MQALTDRKGEVVVQYSYEVFGEVWAGVMGPYNRYAFTGKEYDPKTGLYYFGARWYDPEVGRWTSQDPVRDGLNWYLYVRNNPLRYVDLWGLVTLDLLRYGSMGEEVKNLQSDLSRLGYTADVGPIDGIFGPRTEAAVRRFQAVNDLSVDGIVGPETRAAIDQQIANAPAFAASGPTAHFGANARISLVNVEADVTRTSASGNVSIIHARGFGFRLDILSLEGGGGLFGEASGSVDSTRSLTTGIFGGLGLGGYASVVKIEAPLGGVKVAVCVVCGGGSAGLGAGDRWGFAWGLLGLQVSSGP
- a CDS encoding RHS repeat-associated core domain-containing protein codes for the protein MFGFHGRKAPGNEEFLRTRGGLLFYHTDALGSVQALTDRKGEVVVQYYYEVFGQVWAGLMGPYNRYAFTGKEYDPKTGLYYFGARWYDPEVGRWTSQDPVRDGLNWYAYVGNRPTAFVDPFGLFKVDPSGQWGTVEPGDTLSGIAQEIYGDSSLYTEIVRIQPFAIPDPDRIYPGQNIILPRTQSYPQGYDLRNDSVREDWVTESLLFGGLAVRSRALTWATRAWTWVRSSIAAEGAAGVARVGHAGEAAVRSVANIGPKEAIRVAGRTRIPDGLNWETRVLSEVENVQSLSYTQQLRDFATYAQNNGLRFDLWVRPTTRLSGPLARDIANGVISLRYIP
- a CDS encoding RHS repeat domain-containing protein, with the translated sequence MVTYRYDANGNVVERAGGEGTVRYTYDSRNQLTRVDFPDGTWVRYAYDA
- a CDS encoding DUF420 domain-containing protein, whose product is METAFVMASINALINATSAVVIVRARRFIRNKNVPAHRRLMIIATVLQGVFLALYLIKAYLFGTTLFEGSAAVRVLYLALLAVHVGAATVSAPLVVYALVLGLQRRFGRHRAVVRWAYPLWLFVSVSGPLTYLMLYGLGRPGYGLQAMLVP